In Thermococcus thioreducens, a genomic segment contains:
- a CDS encoding integrase yields MITLTGAFHLGIYLTSQVKRSSFPLTPFGRRFKSELLTKGNPIADSNTLEVEFSDNHTLDASSKKEPQTLIKLRAGEVCNWWARGDSNPGPPPCKGQLNRQTANVTADTLKYATVRDEFAHYLHERLSRDVARDYIRYLDKYVGQADIKSPADLRGILTKVDNGKSGRWNFFVRSIRALIRFELENGMISEEFAASLLKLLRERPDGIDVRLPSDEEVRQALAKVEREEMLIVGLLCLFSGIRIKEAIKLVNTFDKAKLHIDGNIAYYELGWRRGGKISYYVFMPVELAKKLRRFKITYDAVGSYYVKRGLPLKYARKWFINKMIEAGVQESVVKFMVGHSQSGDILATHYINLFNQAKRAYKENVNRLIRAVKIERLGG; encoded by the coding sequence GTGATTACTTTAACTGGAGCTTTTCACCTTGGAATCTATCTCACTTCGCAAGTTAAAAGGAGTTCCTTCCCATTGACGCCCTTTGGGCGTCGGTTTAAAAGTGAACTCCTCACGAAAGGGAACCCTATAGCAGATTCCAACACTCTGGAGGTTGAATTTAGCGACAATCACACTTTAGATGCAAGCTCCAAGAAAGAGCCACAAACCTTGATCAAACTTCGCGCAGGCGAAGTTTGTAACTGGTGGGCCCGCGGGGATTCGAACCCCGGACCTCCACCTTGTAAGGGTCAGCTAAACCGCCAAACAGCCAACGTAACAGCGGATACACTCAAATACGCCACCGTCAGGGACGAGTTCGCCCACTACCTCCATGAACGTCTCAGTAGGGATGTCGCTCGGGACTATATCCGCTACCTAGACAAGTACGTTGGACAGGCTGACATCAAGAGCCCGGCCGATTTGAGAGGAATCCTCACCAAGGTTGACAATGGCAAGAGTGGCCGCTGGAACTTCTTCGTTAGGAGTATCCGAGCACTAATCCGGTTTGAACTAGAAAATGGAATGATTAGTGAGGAGTTCGCAGCAAGCCTCCTGAAACTCCTGAGAGAGCGGCCTGACGGGATTGACGTCAGGTTGCCGAGTGATGAGGAAGTCAGGCAGGCATTAGCCAAGGTCGAGAGGGAAGAGATGCTGATTGTCGGCCTCCTCTGCCTCTTTAGTGGGATACGAATCAAAGAGGCTATCAAGCTGGTGAACACATTCGACAAGGCGAAACTCCACATTGACGGTAATATCGCCTACTACGAGCTTGGCTGGAGGAGGGGCGGGAAAATCAGCTACTACGTCTTTATGCCAGTAGAGTTGGCGAAAAAGCTGAGGAGGTTCAAGATTACCTATGATGCTGTCGGGAGCTACTACGTCAAGCGTGGCCTTCCCTTGAAGTATGCCAGGAAGTGGTTCATAAACAAAATGATTGAAGCAGGAGTTCAGGAGAGTGTCGTCAAGTTCATGGTCGGACATAGCCAGAGTGGGGATATACTAGCAACTCACTACATCAACCTGTTTAACCAAGCTAAGCGGGCTTACAAGGAAAATGTAAATAGACTAATTAGGGCAGTTAAAATAGAAAGATTAGGGGGTTAA